In Phyllostomus discolor isolate MPI-MPIP mPhyDis1 chromosome 3, mPhyDis1.pri.v3, whole genome shotgun sequence, a single genomic region encodes these proteins:
- the UCK1 gene encoding uridine-cytidine kinase 1, which yields MASAGGGDCGGAAPEADRPHQRPFLIGVSGGTASGKSTVCEKIMELLGQNEVDHRQRKLVILSQDRFYKVLTAEQKAKALKGQFNFDHPDAFDNDLMHRTLKNIVEGKTVEVPTYDFVTHSRLPETTVVYPADVVLFEGILVFYSQEIRDMFHLRLFVDTDSDVRLSRRVLRDVSRGRDLEQILTQYTTFVKPAFEEFCLPTKKYADVIIPRGVDNMVAINLIVQHIQDILNGDICKWQRGGANGRSCKRALPEPGDHPRVLAAGKRSHLEPSSRPH from the exons ATGGCTTCGGCTGGAGGCGGCGACTGCGGGGGCGCCGCGCCCGAGGCGGACCGGCCTCACCAGCGGCCCTTCCTGATCGGGGTGAGCGGCGGGACCGCCAGCGGCAAG TCCACTGTGTGTGAGAAGATCATGGAGCTGCTGGGGCAGAACGAAGTGGACCACCGGCAGCGCAAGCTGGTCATCTTGAGCCAGGACAGGTTCTACAAGGTGCTGACAGCCGAGCAGAAGGCCAAGGCCTTGAAGGGGCAGTTTAACTTCGACCACCCAG ATGCTTTTGATAACGACCTGATGCACCGGACTCTGAAGAACATCGTGGAGGGCAAAACCGTCGAGGTCCCCACCTACGATTTTGTGACCCACTCGAG GCTGCCCGAGACCACGGTGGTCTACCCTGCGGACGTGGTCCTGTTCGAGGGCATCCTGGTCTTCTACAGCCAGGAGATCCGGGACATGTTCCACCTGCGGCTCTTCGTGGACACTGACTCCGATGTCAGGCTGTCGCGCAGAG TTCTCCGGGACGTGAGCCGTGGGAGGGACCTGGAGCAGATCCTGACCCAGTATACCACCTTCGTCAAGCCTGCCTTCGAGGAGTTCTGCCTGCCG ACGAAGAAGTACGCCGACGTGATCATCCCTCGCGGGGTCGACAACATGG TCGCCATCAACCTGATCGTGCAGCACATCCAGGACATCCTGAACGGGGACATCTGCAAGTGGCAGCGCGGAGGGGCCAACGGGCGGAGCTGCAAGAGGGCACTCCCCGAGCCAGGAGACCACCCCCGGGTGCTGGCAGCCGGCAAGCGCTCACACCTGGAGCCCAGCAGCAGGCCGCACTGA
- the PRRT1B gene encoding proline rich transmembrane protein 1B isoform X2, which produces MDAGADTKGGAGPTAPEDPQGPELPQLPRRPQLLDEDGGPREQADADGASAPAPEDPSADSQAEAAAAAAAGTPAQAQAQAQATGDARQGPKVAAGGIPNIGFVGEPPPYAPPDPKGVHLLYPPFPQGAVLYQPGPAPQALYPPPATPLYPAPASPQLFAPFPVYNSALAAVPGPATIEHRPLPKDYMMESVLVTLFCCLLTGLIAIVYSHETRAALSRGDLAQAEEASRKARSLVLFSLLFGVFVSTSWVIYVLVALYLP; this is translated from the exons ATGGACGCAG GAGCAGACACGAAAGGGGGCGCTGGCCCCACGGCCCCCGAGGACCCGCAGGGCCCAGAGCTCCCGCAGCTCCCGCGCCGCCCGCAGCTGCTGGACGAGGACGGAGGGCCCCGTGAGCAAGCCGACGCGGACGGGGCCAGCGCCCCGGCCCCGGAGGACCCCTCGGCCGACTCCCAGGCCGAGGCTGCAGCCGCGGCCGCGGCGGggacccctgcccaggcccaggcccaggcccaggccacgGGCGACGCCAGGCAGGGCCCCAAGGTGGCGGCCGGCGGCATCCCCAACATCGGCTTCGTGGGCGAGCCCCCGCCCTACGCGCCGCCGGACCCCAAGGGCGTGCACCTGCTGTACCCGCCCTTCCCGCAGGGGGCCGTCCTCTACCAGCCCGGGCCCGCGCCCCAGGCGCTGTACCCGCCGCCCGCCACGCCCCTCTACCCCGCGCCCGCCTCGCCGCAGCTGTTCGCGCCCTTCCCCGTG TACAACAGCGCCCTGGCCGCCGTGCCGGGCCCCGCCACCATCGAGCACCGGCCGCTGCCCAAGGACTACATGATGGAGTCCGTGCTGGTGACCCTGTTCTGCTGCCTGCTCACCGGGCTCATCGCCATTGTGTACTCCCACGAG ACCCGCGCGGCCCTGAGCCGGGGCGACCTGGCCCAGGCCGAGGAGGCGTCTCGCAAGGCCCGCTCCCTCGTGCTGTTCAGCCTGCTGTTCGGGGTCTTCGTGTCCACCAGCTGGGTCATCTACGTGCTGGTGGCACTCTACCTGCCCTGA
- the PRRT1B gene encoding proline rich transmembrane protein 1B isoform X1: MDAGSNLDTKGGAGPTAPEDPQGPELPQLPRRPQLLDEDGGPREQADADGASAPAPEDPSADSQAEAAAAAAAGTPAQAQAQAQATGDARQGPKVAAGGIPNIGFVGEPPPYAPPDPKGVHLLYPPFPQGAVLYQPGPAPQALYPPPATPLYPAPASPQLFAPFPVYNSALAAVPGPATIEHRPLPKDYMMESVLVTLFCCLLTGLIAIVYSHETRAALSRGDLAQAEEASRKARSLVLFSLLFGVFVSTSWVIYVLVALYLP, translated from the exons ATGGACGCAGG atcgaacctg GACACGAAAGGGGGCGCTGGCCCCACGGCCCCCGAGGACCCGCAGGGCCCAGAGCTCCCGCAGCTCCCGCGCCGCCCGCAGCTGCTGGACGAGGACGGAGGGCCCCGTGAGCAAGCCGACGCGGACGGGGCCAGCGCCCCGGCCCCGGAGGACCCCTCGGCCGACTCCCAGGCCGAGGCTGCAGCCGCGGCCGCGGCGGggacccctgcccaggcccaggcccaggcccaggccacgGGCGACGCCAGGCAGGGCCCCAAGGTGGCGGCCGGCGGCATCCCCAACATCGGCTTCGTGGGCGAGCCCCCGCCCTACGCGCCGCCGGACCCCAAGGGCGTGCACCTGCTGTACCCGCCCTTCCCGCAGGGGGCCGTCCTCTACCAGCCCGGGCCCGCGCCCCAGGCGCTGTACCCGCCGCCCGCCACGCCCCTCTACCCCGCGCCCGCCTCGCCGCAGCTGTTCGCGCCCTTCCCCGTG TACAACAGCGCCCTGGCCGCCGTGCCGGGCCCCGCCACCATCGAGCACCGGCCGCTGCCCAAGGACTACATGATGGAGTCCGTGCTGGTGACCCTGTTCTGCTGCCTGCTCACCGGGCTCATCGCCATTGTGTACTCCCACGAG ACCCGCGCGGCCCTGAGCCGGGGCGACCTGGCCCAGGCCGAGGAGGCGTCTCGCAAGGCCCGCTCCCTCGTGCTGTTCAGCCTGCTGTTCGGGGTCTTCGTGTCCACCAGCTGGGTCATCTACGTGCTGGTGGCACTCTACCTGCCCTGA
- the POMT1 gene encoding protein O-mannosyl-transferase 1 isoform X2 — translation MKRVFFFDGSGPPLGHMLLALGGYLGGFDGNFVWNRIGAEYSSNVPVRSLRLLPALAGALSVPMAYQIVWELGFSHCAALGAALLMLIENALITQARLMLLESVLIFFNLLAVLSYLKFNSQKHRPFSPSWWLWLTLTGVACSCAVGIKYMGVFTYLLVLGVAAVHTWHLIGDRALSNVRVLCHVLARAVALLVLPVVTYVLFFYVHLTLLYRSGPHDQIMSSAFQASLEGGLARITQGQPLEVAYGSQVTLKSASGRPVPCWLHSHQSTYPIMYDNGRGSSHQQQVTCYPFKDVNNWWIVKDPGRHQLEVSNPPRPVRHRDVVQLVHGMTTRLLNTHDVAAPLSPHAQEVSCYVDYNISMPAQSLWRLDVVNRESDAETWKTILSEVRFVHVNTSAILKLSGAHLPDWGFRQLEVVGEKLSRGLHESTVWTVEEHRYGRSQEQKERELELHSPAQTDVSRNLSFLARFSELQWRMLTVRSDDSEHKYSSTPLDWVTLDTSIAYWLHPRTSAQIHLLGNVVIWASAGLATALYALLTCWYLLRRRRNIRDLPEDCWLRWVLAGALCAGGWAANYLPFFLMEKTLFLYHYLPALAFQILLLPVVVQQVGEHLCRSELQRSLFGALVVAWYSAACRVFAVLRPLTYGDTPLSPSELQALRWRDSWDILIRKH, via the exons ATGAAGCGAGTCTTCTTTTTCGACGGCAGTGGGCCGCCCCTGGGCCACATGCTGCTGGCCCTGGGAG GTTATTTGGGAGGATTCGACGGTAACTTTGTGTGGAACAGAATCGGAGCAG AGTACAGCAGCAACGTGCCGGTGCGGTCCCTGCGCCTGCTGCCGGCCCTCGCGGGGGCCCTGTCGGTCCCCATGGCCTACCAGATCGTGTGGGAGCTCGGCTTTTCCCACTGTGCCGCCCTGGGAGCCGCCCTGCTGATGCTCATCG AGAATGCTCTCATCACTCAGGCGAGGCTCATGCTTTTGGAATCggtgttaatattttttaatctgttggCCGTGCTGTCCTACCTGAAGTTCAACTCCCAAAAACACAG GCCCTTCTCTCCGAGCTGGTGGCTTTGGCTGACGCTGACGGGAGTGGCCTGCTCCTGTGCAGTTGG CATCAAGTACATGGGCGTTTTCACTTACTTGCTGGTGCTTGGAGTCGCCGCCGTGCACACCTGGCACCTGATAGGCGACCGGGCTCTGTCTAAC GTCCGTGTGCTCTGTCACGTGCTGGCCCGCGCGGTGGCGCTGCTCGTCCTCCCGGTCGTCACCTACGTGCTCTTCTTCTACGTCCACTTGACTCTGCTCTACCGCTCCGGGCCCCACGACCAGATCATGTCCAGCGCGTTCCAGGCCAGCCTGGAG GGAGGGCTGGCTCGGATCACGCAGGGCCAGCCCCTGGAGGTGGCCTACGGTTCCCAGGTCACTCTGAAGAGCGCCTCCGGCAGACCCGTGCCCTGCTGGCTCCACTCACACCAGAGCACCTACCCCATCAT GTACGACAACGGCCGCGGCAGCTCCCACCAGCAGCAGGTGACCTGTTACCCCTTCAAGGACGTGAACAACTGGTGGATCGTCAAGGACCCGGGCAG GCACCAGCTGGAGGTGAGCAACCCGCCGAGGCCCGTGCGGCACAGGGACGTGGTGCAGCTGGTGCACGGCATGACCACCCGCCTGCTGAACAC GCACGACGTGGCGGCCCCCCTGAGTCCCCACGCGCAGGAGGTGTCCTGCTACGTGGACTACAACATCTCCATGCCCGCCCAGAGCCTCTGGCGGCTG GACGTGGTGAACCGAGAGTCGGACGCGGAGACTTGGAAGACCATCCTGTCGGAGGTTCGCTTCGTGCACGTGAACACGTCCGCCATCCTGAAG CTGAGCGGGGCGCACCTCCCCGACTGGGGCTTCCGGCAGCTGGAGGTGGTCGGGGAGAAGCTGTCCCGGGGCCTGCACGAGAGCACCGTGTGGACCGTGGAGGAGCACCGCTACGGCCGGA GCCAGgagcagaaggagagggagctggAGCTGCACTCCCCCGCTCAGACGGACGTCAGCAGGAACCTGAGCTTCTTGGCCCGGTTCTCGGAGCTGCAG TGGAGGATGCTGACGGTGCGGAGCGACGACTCGGAGCACAAGTACAGCTCCACGCCGCTGGACTGGGTCACCCTGGACACCAGCATCGCCTACTGGCTGCACCCCAGGACCAGT GCTCAGATCCACCTGCTGGGAAATGTCGTGATCTGGGCGTCCGCCGGCCTGGCCACCGCGCTCTACGCCCTGCTGACCTGCTGGTACCTGCTCAGGCGCCGGAGAAACATCCGTGACCTTCCCGAGG ACTGCTGGCTGCGCTGGGTGCTGGCCGGGGCCCTGTGCGCCGGCGGCTGGGCGGCGAACTACCTCCCCTTCTTCCTGATGGAGAAGACGCTCTTCCTCTACCACTACCTGCCCGCGCTCGCCTTCCAGATCCTGCTGCTCCCCGTGGTCGTGCAGCAGGTCGGCGAACACCTGTGCAG GTCCGAGCTGCAGAGGAGCCTCTTCGGTGCCCTGGTGGTGGCGTGGTACTCCGCCGCCTGCCGCGTGTTCGCCGTGCTGCGCCCGCTGACCTACGGGGACACGCCCCTCTCGCCCAGCGAGCTGCAGGCCCTCCGCTGGAGGGACAGCTGGGACATCCTGATCCGCAAACACTAG
- the POMT1 gene encoding protein O-mannosyl-transferase 1 isoform X1: MLEFLQRPVVVTADVNLSVVALTVVGLLSRLWRLTYPRAVVFDEVYYGQYISLYMKRVFFFDGSGPPLGHMLLALGGYLGGFDGNFVWNRIGAEYSSNVPVRSLRLLPALAGALSVPMAYQIVWELGFSHCAALGAALLMLIENALITQARLMLLESVLIFFNLLAVLSYLKFNSQKHRPFSPSWWLWLTLTGVACSCAVGIKYMGVFTYLLVLGVAAVHTWHLIGDRALSNVRVLCHVLARAVALLVLPVVTYVLFFYVHLTLLYRSGPHDQIMSSAFQASLEGGLARITQGQPLEVAYGSQVTLKSASGRPVPCWLHSHQSTYPIMYDNGRGSSHQQQVTCYPFKDVNNWWIVKDPGRHQLEVSNPPRPVRHRDVVQLVHGMTTRLLNTHDVAAPLSPHAQEVSCYVDYNISMPAQSLWRLDVVNRESDAETWKTILSEVRFVHVNTSAILKLSGAHLPDWGFRQLEVVGEKLSRGLHESTVWTVEEHRYGRSQEQKERELELHSPAQTDVSRNLSFLARFSELQWRMLTVRSDDSEHKYSSTPLDWVTLDTSIAYWLHPRTSAQIHLLGNVVIWASAGLATALYALLTCWYLLRRRRNIRDLPEDCWLRWVLAGALCAGGWAANYLPFFLMEKTLFLYHYLPALAFQILLLPVVVQQVGEHLCRSELQRSLFGALVVAWYSAACRVFAVLRPLTYGDTPLSPSELQALRWRDSWDILIRKH; the protein is encoded by the exons ATGTTGGAATTTTTGCAGCGCCCTGTAGTGGTGACAGCTGATGTCAACCTCAGCGTGGTGGCTCTGACTGTGGTGGGGTTACTGAGCCGGCTGTGGCGACTCACCTATCCCAGGGCTGTGGT ttttgacGAAGTGTATTATGGGCAGTACATCTCTCTCTATATGAAGCGAGTCTTCTTTTTCGACGGCAGTGGGCCGCCCCTGGGCCACATGCTGCTGGCCCTGGGAG GTTATTTGGGAGGATTCGACGGTAACTTTGTGTGGAACAGAATCGGAGCAG AGTACAGCAGCAACGTGCCGGTGCGGTCCCTGCGCCTGCTGCCGGCCCTCGCGGGGGCCCTGTCGGTCCCCATGGCCTACCAGATCGTGTGGGAGCTCGGCTTTTCCCACTGTGCCGCCCTGGGAGCCGCCCTGCTGATGCTCATCG AGAATGCTCTCATCACTCAGGCGAGGCTCATGCTTTTGGAATCggtgttaatattttttaatctgttggCCGTGCTGTCCTACCTGAAGTTCAACTCCCAAAAACACAG GCCCTTCTCTCCGAGCTGGTGGCTTTGGCTGACGCTGACGGGAGTGGCCTGCTCCTGTGCAGTTGG CATCAAGTACATGGGCGTTTTCACTTACTTGCTGGTGCTTGGAGTCGCCGCCGTGCACACCTGGCACCTGATAGGCGACCGGGCTCTGTCTAAC GTCCGTGTGCTCTGTCACGTGCTGGCCCGCGCGGTGGCGCTGCTCGTCCTCCCGGTCGTCACCTACGTGCTCTTCTTCTACGTCCACTTGACTCTGCTCTACCGCTCCGGGCCCCACGACCAGATCATGTCCAGCGCGTTCCAGGCCAGCCTGGAG GGAGGGCTGGCTCGGATCACGCAGGGCCAGCCCCTGGAGGTGGCCTACGGTTCCCAGGTCACTCTGAAGAGCGCCTCCGGCAGACCCGTGCCCTGCTGGCTCCACTCACACCAGAGCACCTACCCCATCAT GTACGACAACGGCCGCGGCAGCTCCCACCAGCAGCAGGTGACCTGTTACCCCTTCAAGGACGTGAACAACTGGTGGATCGTCAAGGACCCGGGCAG GCACCAGCTGGAGGTGAGCAACCCGCCGAGGCCCGTGCGGCACAGGGACGTGGTGCAGCTGGTGCACGGCATGACCACCCGCCTGCTGAACAC GCACGACGTGGCGGCCCCCCTGAGTCCCCACGCGCAGGAGGTGTCCTGCTACGTGGACTACAACATCTCCATGCCCGCCCAGAGCCTCTGGCGGCTG GACGTGGTGAACCGAGAGTCGGACGCGGAGACTTGGAAGACCATCCTGTCGGAGGTTCGCTTCGTGCACGTGAACACGTCCGCCATCCTGAAG CTGAGCGGGGCGCACCTCCCCGACTGGGGCTTCCGGCAGCTGGAGGTGGTCGGGGAGAAGCTGTCCCGGGGCCTGCACGAGAGCACCGTGTGGACCGTGGAGGAGCACCGCTACGGCCGGA GCCAGgagcagaaggagagggagctggAGCTGCACTCCCCCGCTCAGACGGACGTCAGCAGGAACCTGAGCTTCTTGGCCCGGTTCTCGGAGCTGCAG TGGAGGATGCTGACGGTGCGGAGCGACGACTCGGAGCACAAGTACAGCTCCACGCCGCTGGACTGGGTCACCCTGGACACCAGCATCGCCTACTGGCTGCACCCCAGGACCAGT GCTCAGATCCACCTGCTGGGAAATGTCGTGATCTGGGCGTCCGCCGGCCTGGCCACCGCGCTCTACGCCCTGCTGACCTGCTGGTACCTGCTCAGGCGCCGGAGAAACATCCGTGACCTTCCCGAGG ACTGCTGGCTGCGCTGGGTGCTGGCCGGGGCCCTGTGCGCCGGCGGCTGGGCGGCGAACTACCTCCCCTTCTTCCTGATGGAGAAGACGCTCTTCCTCTACCACTACCTGCCCGCGCTCGCCTTCCAGATCCTGCTGCTCCCCGTGGTCGTGCAGCAGGTCGGCGAACACCTGTGCAG GTCCGAGCTGCAGAGGAGCCTCTTCGGTGCCCTGGTGGTGGCGTGGTACTCCGCCGCCTGCCGCGTGTTCGCCGTGCTGCGCCCGCTGACCTACGGGGACACGCCCCTCTCGCCCAGCGAGCTGCAGGCCCTCCGCTGGAGGGACAGCTGGGACATCCTGATCCGCAAACACTAG